One genomic segment of Thermodesulfobacterium sp. TA1 includes these proteins:
- the nth gene encoding endonuclease III, with the protein MDLYQKVRLIVKKLKEAYPEAKIALKFENPLQLLVATILSAQCTDERVNEVTEKLFKKYRTAEDFANASLEELAEDIKSTGFYQQKAKYIKEACRIIVEKHNGEVPKTMEELLEFPGVARKTANIVLANAYGIVEGIPVDTHVRRLSQRLGLVKSNQPEKIEKELMEIVPKEEWFIFPHLLQAHGRKVCLARKPKCEKCVIKELCDAYTSAN; encoded by the coding sequence ATGGACCTTTACCAAAAAGTAAGGTTAATCGTTAAAAAACTTAAAGAGGCCTATCCAGAGGCTAAGATAGCCCTTAAATTTGAAAACCCTTTACAACTTTTGGTAGCTACCATTCTTTCTGCACAATGTACTGATGAAAGGGTAAACGAAGTGACAGAAAAGCTATTTAAAAAATATCGAACAGCCGAAGACTTTGCTAATGCTTCATTAGAGGAGTTAGCCGAAGACATTAAAAGCACAGGATTTTATCAGCAAAAGGCAAAGTATATAAAAGAGGCTTGCCGGATTATAGTAGAAAAACACAACGGTGAAGTTCCTAAAACCATGGAGGAGCTTTTAGAATTCCCAGGTGTTGCTAGAAAAACGGCTAACATCGTGCTGGCTAATGCTTATGGAATAGTAGAAGGTATCCCGGTTGATACCCACGTAAGAAGGCTTTCACAAAGACTTGGTTTAGTGAAGTCTAATCAGCCAGAAAAAATAGAAAAAGAATTGATGGAAATAGTGCCTAAGGAAGAATGGTTTATTTTTCCTCATTTGTTGCAGGCCCATGGAAGAAAGGTATGTTTAGCCAGAAAACCTAAATGTGAGAAATGTGTTATCAAGGAGCTTTGTGATGCTTATACATCCGCAAATTGA
- the lgt gene encoding prolipoprotein diacylglyceryl transferase codes for MLIHPQIDPVIFKIGPFEARWYGLMYVISFFCVLMLTRYQLKERALTNLYPFLENLLFYSFLGLIIGARLGFCFFYYPDYFLTHPWEIIAVWKGGMSFHGGLIGGLLTGYVYVKSKGQSFLWWADLIAVCAPIGLFFGRIGNFINGEIYGKPTSLPWGMVFPEGGPVPRHPVQVYEGLVTGLLLFLFLWSLRKRDWAPGTKFAIFMISYGILRFLFEFLREPAQSFDLIFGWMTMGQVLCLGMIAAGGLLLYLVKRQGFQKVF; via the coding sequence ATGCTTATACATCCGCAAATTGATCCGGTTATTTTTAAAATAGGTCCTTTTGAGGCACGTTGGTATGGGTTGATGTATGTAATCAGTTTTTTTTGTGTATTAATGTTAACCAGGTATCAACTAAAAGAAAGAGCCCTTACCAATCTTTATCCTTTTTTAGAAAACCTCCTTTTTTACAGTTTTTTAGGACTGATAATAGGTGCCAGGTTAGGTTTTTGTTTTTTTTACTATCCTGATTATTTTTTAACCCATCCTTGGGAGATTATCGCGGTGTGGAAAGGAGGCATGTCCTTTCACGGAGGTTTAATAGGAGGGTTGTTAACCGGATATGTGTATGTTAAAAGCAAAGGGCAATCCTTTTTGTGGTGGGCTGATTTAATAGCTGTTTGCGCTCCTATCGGACTTTTTTTTGGAAGGATAGGAAATTTTATCAACGGAGAGATTTACGGAAAGCCCACCTCTTTACCTTGGGGTATGGTTTTTCCTGAAGGCGGTCCTGTTCCAAGGCATCCGGTACAGGTTTATGAGGGGTTGGTAACCGGACTGTTATTATTCCTTTTCCTCTGGAGTTTGAGAAAAAGAGATTGGGCTCCAGGAACAAAATTTGCCATTTTTATGATAAGTTATGGGATATTAAGGTTTTTGTTTGAGTTTTTAAGAGAGCCTGCTCAAAGCTTTGACCTTATTTTCGGTTGGATGACGATGGGACAGGTTCTTTGCTTGGGGATGATAGCCGCAGGAGGTCTATTACTTTATTTAGTTAAGAGACAGGGGTTTCAAAAGGTTTTCTAA
- a CDS encoding prephenate dehydrogenase/arogenate dehydrogenase family protein, translated as MDDNFKIGIIGGKGKMGEFFTRFFQKKGYEVLISDKNTKLDNRSLLKETKVIILSVPMSVFPQVVEEIANLTTEKHWVLDVCSLKLEPYKVMRSLLKKPEVLATHPLFGPYEPSLKGKTIAYFPIRGKNLLKWFSQVMCEEGLKLVKIPPKKHDQIMGLVQVLNHFWLILLGNLIKQSGFTLEEIVSLATPSFLKQLEILQRLAYQDEKLYGKIQLDNPYGKRFRNLFYKQCQKLIKVLNSDQAQTLFETNFKEVKALAKELENLLKPLSLN; from the coding sequence ATGGATGACAACTTTAAGATAGGTATCATCGGTGGAAAGGGGAAAATGGGTGAGTTCTTTACCAGGTTTTTTCAAAAAAAGGGTTATGAGGTCCTTATTTCAGATAAAAACACCAAACTTGATAACCGTAGCCTCTTAAAAGAAACTAAGGTTATCATCCTCTCTGTGCCGATGTCTGTTTTTCCCCAAGTAGTAGAAGAAATAGCAAACTTAACTACTGAAAAACATTGGGTTTTGGATGTGTGTTCGCTAAAATTGGAGCCGTATAAAGTAATGAGGAGCTTACTTAAAAAACCTGAGGTGTTGGCTACCCATCCGCTTTTTGGTCCCTATGAACCCTCGTTAAAAGGCAAAACCATCGCCTATTTTCCGATAAGAGGAAAAAACTTGTTAAAATGGTTTAGCCAAGTTATGTGTGAAGAAGGATTAAAATTAGTAAAAATACCCCCTAAGAAGCATGACCAGATTATGGGTTTGGTACAGGTGTTAAACCATTTTTGGTTAATTCTTTTAGGAAACCTAATCAAGCAGTCAGGTTTTACTCTTGAAGAAATAGTATCTCTGGCCACCCCCAGTTTTTTAAAACAGCTTGAAATTTTACAGAGGTTAGCCTATCAAGACGAAAAGCTTTATGGAAAGATTCAACTGGATAACCCTTACGGGAAAAGGTTTAGGAATCTCTTTTATAAACAGTGCCAAAAGCTAATCAAGGTCCTTAATTCTGACCAAGCACAAACCCTTTTTGAGACAAACTTTAAGGAGGTTAAAGCTTTAGCTAAGGAATTAGAAAACCTTTTGAAACCCCTGTCTCTTAACTAA
- the recG gene encoding ATP-dependent DNA helicase RecG produces MLNFVKPLEFASKNQFQNLHKIKDLGKTLLALIERIPQEFEGHKDRLLSLCKGLDEASLEEKKERIKVLLEVAISLGFSRKEPSKNEEPLKEISLEVYQEPKLSLEEYRKAKEELKKSVQFLKGVGPKVAKKLAKKEIHTIEDLLFFLPRDYEDRRRLIPISDLKEGQKAVIFGEVIKSGIAYTSKRKVFEASLTDGTGFITLRWFNFNEFYLKNLLRPGKNFYAVGEVTRFGRTIEMVHPEIIPEGEEEKLELELGKIVPIYSSVEGLSERQIRKIIKNAVEEYADLLENFIPRSFFKKRKLLPLNVAIKNLHFPENEENLSLLKKEESIYHKSLAYDEFFFLELALAFKKGKVKKEKGISFKTDGEKVRSFLAKLPFELTSAQKRVLEEIRRDMASGLPMNRLLQGDVGCGKTVIAFIAALIAIENGYQVAMMAPTEILAEQHYHNFRRYAQLMGVNVALLSGGITPAKKREIYHGLTTGFIDFVIGTHALFQEKVEFKKLGLVIIDEQHRFGVLQRAALREKAKGVTPDTLVMTATPIPRTLGLTIYGDLDLSIIDEMPKGRKPIITKLFLEYNKHKAYEAVKEELRKGHQAYVILPLIEESEKLDLKAVTTYGEELQSKVFPDFKVGILHGKMSSLEKERVMHQFKRKEIDVLISTTVVEVGVDVPNATVMVIEHAERFGLSQLHQLRGRVGRGEDQSYCFLIAYKISMESEAFRRLQILCQTNDGFKIAEEDLKLRGPGDFLGTKQSGYLEFKKADLIKDYQILLWAREDAFSLIEKDPELIQHPILKEELIRRWEERLKLSEIA; encoded by the coding sequence TTGCTAAATTTTGTAAAACCCTTAGAATTTGCCTCTAAAAACCAATTTCAAAATCTACATAAAATAAAAGATTTAGGTAAAACACTTTTAGCCTTAATAGAAAGGATTCCCCAAGAGTTTGAGGGACATAAAGATAGACTTTTAAGTCTTTGTAAAGGATTAGACGAGGCTTCTTTAGAAGAGAAAAAAGAAAGAATAAAAGTTCTGCTTGAGGTTGCTATCTCCTTAGGTTTTTCGAGAAAAGAACCTTCTAAAAACGAAGAACCTTTAAAGGAAATTTCCTTAGAGGTTTATCAAGAGCCCAAACTTTCTTTAGAGGAATACAGAAAGGCTAAAGAAGAGTTAAAAAAATCGGTGCAGTTCTTAAAAGGTGTAGGTCCTAAAGTAGCTAAAAAGCTGGCTAAAAAAGAAATTCACACGATAGAGGACTTGTTGTTTTTCTTGCCAAGAGATTACGAAGACCGTAGGCGATTAATCCCTATCTCAGACTTAAAGGAAGGACAAAAAGCCGTAATTTTTGGAGAAGTAATTAAAAGTGGAATTGCCTATACTTCAAAAAGAAAAGTATTTGAAGCTTCCCTCACTGACGGCACAGGTTTTATCACCTTGCGTTGGTTTAATTTTAACGAATTTTATTTAAAAAACCTTTTACGTCCTGGTAAAAATTTTTACGCAGTAGGAGAAGTCACAAGGTTTGGTAGAACTATCGAAATGGTTCATCCTGAAATCATTCCAGAGGGAGAAGAAGAAAAACTTGAGTTAGAATTAGGAAAAATAGTTCCGATTTATTCCTCAGTAGAAGGACTTAGCGAAAGACAGATTAGAAAAATCATAAAAAATGCAGTAGAAGAGTATGCAGATCTTTTAGAAAATTTTATCCCAAGAAGTTTTTTTAAAAAAAGAAAACTTTTACCGCTTAATGTAGCCATTAAAAACCTGCACTTTCCTGAGAACGAAGAAAACCTTTCTCTACTTAAAAAAGAAGAAAGTATTTATCACAAAAGCCTTGCTTATGACGAGTTCTTTTTCTTAGAGCTGGCTCTTGCCTTTAAAAAAGGCAAGGTTAAAAAAGAAAAAGGTATTTCTTTTAAAACCGACGGAGAAAAGGTAAGGTCCTTTTTAGCTAAACTTCCTTTTGAGCTTACCTCTGCCCAAAAGAGGGTTTTAGAAGAAATTAGAAGGGACATGGCAAGCGGTCTGCCGATGAACCGACTTTTACAAGGGGATGTGGGATGCGGAAAAACGGTCATAGCCTTTATAGCAGCCCTTATAGCCATAGAAAACGGATATCAAGTAGCGATGATGGCCCCTACAGAAATATTAGCTGAACAACACTATCATAACTTTAGACGTTATGCTCAACTTATGGGGGTAAACGTAGCCCTACTTTCGGGAGGTATTACCCCTGCCAAAAAAAGAGAGATTTATCACGGATTAACTACAGGTTTTATAGATTTTGTGATAGGAACCCATGCCCTTTTCCAAGAAAAGGTTGAGTTTAAGAAATTAGGACTGGTTATCATAGACGAACAACACCGGTTTGGGGTATTACAAAGGGCGGCTTTACGTGAAAAGGCAAAAGGAGTAACCCCTGATACTTTAGTGATGACCGCTACCCCCATTCCCCGGACCTTAGGACTTACCATTTACGGGGATTTAGACCTTTCTATAATAGATGAGATGCCTAAAGGAAGAAAGCCCATCATAACCAAACTGTTTTTAGAGTACAACAAACACAAAGCCTATGAAGCCGTTAAAGAAGAATTAAGGAAAGGACACCAGGCCTATGTTATCCTTCCTCTGATAGAAGAATCAGAAAAGCTTGACCTTAAAGCGGTTACTACCTATGGGGAAGAACTACAGAGCAAAGTTTTTCCAGATTTTAAGGTAGGTATTCTACACGGAAAAATGAGCTCCTTAGAAAAAGAAAGGGTTATGCATCAGTTTAAAAGGAAGGAAATCGATGTTTTGATTTCTACCACCGTGGTAGAAGTGGGGGTAGATGTACCTAACGCTACGGTGATGGTGATAGAACATGCTGAAAGGTTTGGATTATCTCAACTTCATCAACTAAGAGGAAGGGTGGGAAGAGGGGAAGACCAGTCCTATTGCTTTTTGATAGCTTATAAAATTTCTATGGAAAGTGAAGCTTTCAGGCGTTTACAGATACTCTGTCAAACCAACGACGGGTTTAAAATAGCAGAAGAAGACCTAAAACTTAGAGGACCTGGAGACTTTTTAGGAACCAAACAGTCTGGATATCTTGAATTCAAAAAGGCTGATCTGATAAAAGATTATCAGATCCTTTTATGGGCAAGAGAAGACGCCTTTTCTTTAATAGAAAAAGACCCTGAGCTTATACAACATCCCATCCTTAAAGAGGAATTGATCAGAAGGTGGGAAGAAAGGTTAAAACTTTCTGAAATAGCTTAA
- a CDS encoding glycosyltransferase, producing MKHPLISVIIPTYNRAYILFKAVESVLNQTFKNLEIIVVDDGSTDLTPKLITQYPVVYVRKPRKGVAHARNRGLFHAKGSYIAFLDSDDLFVPTKLEEQLAFFEKNPNYKIVQTEEIWYKGEKRINPKKIHKKAEGWFFERAVKLCVVSISTVLIKKELFEEIGLFDEDFWVCEDYEFWLRVAVKYPVGLIPKPLVIKSGGRDDQLSATKGLDYYRTLALIKLFKNQSKDLSLEQKLILLAEAKKKFNIFYQGALKHGNLKHAFRLQKLFEETFKDLVFSPFKAL from the coding sequence ATGAAACACCCCTTAATAAGCGTAATCATTCCTACTTATAATCGGGCTTACATTCTGTTTAAAGCAGTAGAAAGTGTACTAAACCAGACCTTTAAAAACTTAGAAATCATCGTAGTTGACGATGGATCAACAGACTTAACACCTAAACTTATTACTCAGTATCCTGTGGTTTATGTAAGAAAACCCAGAAAAGGAGTAGCCCATGCAAGAAACCGAGGACTTTTCCATGCTAAAGGTAGCTACATCGCTTTTTTAGACAGTGACGACCTTTTTGTCCCTACCAAACTTGAAGAACAATTAGCCTTTTTTGAAAAAAATCCCAATTATAAAATAGTTCAGACTGAAGAAATCTGGTATAAAGGGGAGAAAAGGATTAATCCTAAAAAAATCCATAAAAAAGCTGAAGGGTGGTTTTTCGAAAGAGCGGTTAAGTTATGTGTGGTTTCCATTTCTACGGTTTTGATAAAAAAAGAACTTTTTGAAGAGATAGGGCTTTTTGATGAGGATTTTTGGGTATGCGAAGACTATGAGTTTTGGTTAAGGGTAGCGGTAAAATACCCTGTAGGATTGATCCCTAAACCTTTAGTAATCAAAAGCGGAGGAAGGGACGACCAGCTTTCTGCAACCAAGGGGCTTGATTATTACAGAACTTTAGCTTTAATAAAACTCTTTAAAAATCAATCAAAAGATTTAAGTTTAGAACAAAAACTTATCCTCTTGGCAGAAGCCAAAAAAAAGTTTAACATCTTTTATCAAGGTGCTTTAAAACATGGAAACTTAAAACATGCCTTTAGATTGCAAAAACTTTTTGAAGAAACTTTTAAAGATTTAGTGTTTAGCCCTTTTAAAGCCTTATGA